The genomic interval TCGATTTTTAAAGGGGATTGACAAAAGTCCTAACTTCTCCATAACCTTCGCGCTAACTTATCTTTCCTCACCCCCTGAAAGCTCTGGTAGACCGACACTAAAAGCATTCAGTTCGTCGATCGCCGTTGGAGGAAAAAAAGATGGCTGCTAACAAATCGATGTCTACGGATCTGGTTCGCGTTTACTTACAAGAAATTGGACGGATTCCTTTGCTGACCCCCGACCAGGAAGTGCTGTATGGCCAGCAGGTTCAAAAATGGATGAAATTAATTGAGTTGCAACAAAAATTAGCGTCCCAACTCGATCGCTCTCCCACATTGGCAGAATGGGCACAGCAGGTAGGAATGTCTGAATTGGAGTTGCAGCGGGCAGTCTCTCTAGGGAAAACCGCCAAACGCAAGCTGCTGGAAGCCAATTTGCGATTGGTGGTTTCGATCGCCAAGAAATACACCAAACGCAATGTGGAACTTCTGGATCTGATTCAGGAAGGGACACTAGGAATGGATCGGGGCATTGAGAAATTTGACCCGACGAGGGGGTACCGTTTTTCTACCTACGCTTACTGGTGGATTCGGCAAGCGATTACCCGAGCTGTTGCGGAGAAAGGGCGTGCCATCCGACTGCCGGTTTATATTGTTGAAAAGTTAAATTTGCTCAAAAAGACCCAACGCCAACTGTCCCAACAACTGGGACGAACGGCGACCGTAGCAGAGTTGGCAACGGCGTTGGAGCTAACCCCCGAACAGGTGCGGGAGTATCTGGAGTGGGCACGCTACCCCGCTTCCCTGGATGCAGGCGTTGGGGATGACCAGAATACCGAGTTAGGAGAACTTTTGGAAGATCCGGGGATTCCCCTGGAAGAACAGGTGTTGCGATCGGCGCTGCAAGAAGATCTGCATCGAGTCATGGCTGCCCTGACCCCCCGGCAACAGGAAGTTCTATCGCTGCATTTTGGGTTGACCGACGGGCAGGGAATCAGCCTGACCAAAATTGGCAAGCAGCTTAACATTTCCCGCGAACGGGTTCGCCAGATAGAACAAGAGGCGTTGAAAATTTTGCGCCAGAATCGGGCGGGAATTGAGGGGTATGGGGCAATGGGTTGAGCAGGCGATCGTGGGTCACCAGGGACTCGTCCTCAGTCCCTGCCCCCTGTCCCCTGCCCCCCAACCCCTGCCCCCTCCTAACTTCCCCCTAACATCTCGCTTAACTTATCCTTCTTCACCCGCACAACCCTTGAAAACTCAGAAACTTAAATCATCAGGCAAACGAGATCAGCAAACGATTTAAGCCTTAGCCCCAATTCTGAACTCCGACCTGATCGCCCCAATCCATTCACCCTGAAGGAGAAAGGTTCATGAAAGCTACTACATTATTCGCTACAGTACTTGGAACCGTTGCCGTTGGTGCTGCCCTTGTTGGATGTACTCCTCTCAATCCAGACAATGTTGCGAATGCAGCCCCGATCGATAACACGACGCAAATCAACAATGACGCCCAAATCAACAATGACGCCCAAATTAACGACAACACCCAAACGAATGGGTCAAATTCCTACACCCCTAACTACCCCATTCCAGGTTCCATCATCCATGATCAGGGTTCGATTCAATTCGCTCCGGGGGCAACTTCAACGGTCGTTTATGGCTACCTGCCCTATCAAAATATTGACCGCTACACCTTCGATGCGAATGCGGGACAACCTGCCACGATCGCGATCGGCTCTCCCTACCGGAACATTCAATTGACCTTAATTGACCCGAATGGCTTCCCCATTGTGCGCGCTCAATCGGGATCTAGTTACTGGACTGGAACCTTGCCAACCAGCGGCACCTATCGGGTTGAAGCGGTTGATACCAGTGGTGGTTCTACCTACAACCTGTCGCTGAACATTCAACCGTCCTACAATCCTCCAACTCCCCCCATTCCTCCGACTCCTCCCACTCCCCAGGTTCGCGACCAAGGTCCGATCCAATTCGCACCGGGAGCAACTTCAACCGTTGTTCGGAATTTCCTTCCCACTCAAGACATCGATCGCTACACCTTCAATGCCACAGGTGGGCAGTCTGCCCGAATCAATCTCTTCTCCCCCAATCGCAACGTTCTCCTGACGATCGTTGATCCAAACGGAAATTCCATTGTCCGCTATCAAAGCGGGGCATCGTTCTGGTCAGGGATTCTGCCCACCACCGGCAATTACACCGTCGATGCGGTTGCAACGGGTGGTTCTGCCCCCTACAGCCTGGCATTAAATATCCAACCCTTCAGACGGGTTTTCTAAGAATTTGGTTGATGTCCTGTTAGCCAAGGATTATGCCCATCTGAGGTATGCAGGCAGGAACTAGAGCATCGGTACAGTATTTCGAGAAACCGGGTTTCTGGTGAGGATATTCAGCGAAAATTGAGCATCTCACAGCGGAAACCCGGTTTCTGTACCGGCGTTCTAGAAGTTAAGAGTCAGGAACCAGGAGTTGGGAATTAGGAGTTAGAAACCAGGAGCGGTGAGGAAAAAGCCCTTCTGATTTCTGGCTCCTAGCTCCTGGCTCCTGCTCTTTCAACCTTCTTTTTTTTCTGAATTCATAACTCATAATTCATCATTTCTCTTGCCTCCCGCCGCGCGGTTACCCGTTCCAAACTCAGCCTCAGAACTGAGAGGGTCAAAATAATCAGAAACATCACCAGTCCGATCGTGCAAGCATAGCTCATTTCCAACTCACGAAAGGCTTGTTCATACAGGTAGTAGACGATCGTTTTGGAGCTGTTCCGCGGTCCACCCTGGGTCATGATATAGACCTCCTCAAATACCTTGGTGGCGGAGATCGCGGAAATCACTGCCACCAGGAGTAAATAGGGTTTCATCAAAGGGACGGTGATATCCCAATGTTTTTGGATGCCATCGGAACCATCGATCGCCGCTGCTTCGTACAGGTCGGCTGGAATTGCCTGCAAGCCCGCCAGGTAGATCACCATGTAATAACCCAGTCCCTTCCAGATGGTAACGGCCATCACACTGAAAATTGCCCACTGGGGACTGGTTAACCAGGGAATTCCACTGGATGTGAGACCTACCAGTTTGAGTACCTGATTCAATAAACCATTCTCGGCATAGAGCCATTTCCAGGCGATCCCGGCAACGACCATAGAAATCACAACCGGGATGTAATACGCCACCCGAAACCAGCGGATTCCCCGTAATTTTTGATTGACCAAAATTGCCAGACCCAACGGCAGCGTCACCAGAATGGGAACGACACCCACCAAATACAACAGCGTATTGCGAAAGGTCTGCCAGAAAACCGGATCGACAAATAGGCGGCGAAAATTTTTCAGCCCAATCCACAGGGGTGGCTGGGTCAAATCATATTCATAACGGGTAAAGCTAAGATAAAACGCCTGCAAGGCTGGATAAAAAACGGTTAACCCCAAAATGATGAGAGCAGGCAGCAGGAACAGGTAAGGAGTGAGTTGGTGAACCCGTTTATTCCAGTCCTGAGGTTTCCATTTATCCATTACAACCTGGTTTGAGCGGAAGATCTGTTGCAGAATTCTAGCTCATCATCCGTCGCCAAAGCAGAATCGGGCAGAAAACGGATGCAACGGATAGCTAAACTTGGCATTTGCAAGTCAGTAATCCGCCACATCCGCTACAAACTCGTTGCTAACTCATCCCCATCAGGCGTGAACCAGGAGAAACTGACCGTTGCCGTTGATTTCACCATCGCAACTGGCGAAGTTGGCAACGAACCAGATTAGATAGAACCGCCACATGCGACGGAATTTGGCAAATTCCATGCCCCCGTAGTTTAGATCCTTAACGTAGTCGTAGCTGTCATCAAAGTTCTTGAGCCAATGGGCAAAGGTGGTGGAGTAATTGATGCCATTCAGGTACCAGCGCTTAATCGTTTTCAGATCTTTATTGCGACTGGGTACGGCGTCAAAGTTCCAGTAGCGACCGTGGGGGAAGATGTATTTGTGCGTGTAGGCGCTGGAGATGTTATTGGGCGTGCGAACGGTAATGATATGCAGGAAAAACTTACCACCCGGTTTCAGGAAGGTAGATAATTTTCTGAAAGCGTTGGTTAAATTTCCAACATGACAAAAGACCCCCACAGATAGAATCTTGTCAAATTTTTCCTCGAAGAAGACATCATTCAGATCTCCCTCTACGAGGGTAAAGCGATCGGAACTCAGATAACTTTCAGGATCTTGCATCCGTTTGCGCATGTATTCACATTGTTCATGGCTGAGGTTCAAGCCGGTGAACCGCACATTTGGAAATTTCGACAAAATATAGTTAGGAATGCAGCCCCAACCACAACCAAAATCCAAAATGTTGTCGCCATCTTGAATGTCTAATTTTTCGATCATGTCATCGATCATATGCATTTGCGATTGCTCTAGATCGATCGCCCCTTTTTGCCACAATCCCATGCTGTATTTGGGATAAATCAGCTTCCAGTCACCCAGCATCCGGTTGAGCATTCCCTGCGGCAGGTCATACTGAATTTTCATCAAATCCTTAGAGCCTTCCGCAACATGATCGGTTTCTTGTAAAACCCATTCATAGGGGGCAAGAAGCGACGGGAAATGCTTAAAAAAGATGGGCATGCAGGTATCAAATAGCGATCGCAATACCGGATCGGGCAGCTCCAACCCATTAATATAGGATTCACCAACCGCCATTTGAACCGAATTTACAACCTGAACAACTCCACGGGTTGCTTTATATGCCAGGGGGCTTTTGATATTAATGTCACCCACAACTGGAATGTGGCGTTGAACATCTTTCCCGATGGATATGGAAGTCATAATTTATAGTCTCCATTGATCCTTAAAAGAATCTTGGTAAGATAGCACGGAAGGAATTGATCCCAGCTTTCCTTAAGATTGCTCAAAGATTGTTTGATAACTTTTATGTGAGATTTGGTTGTTTCTGATTGTAGGGACAGTTACCAATAATATCCTTGCAAACTCCGCTCCACTAGATTGCATTTAGAATGACAAAAAGAGAATGACAAAAAGGGACGGAATCGTACTCTGATAATGGGTTACAAAAATTTATGAATGTTGTTGAACGGGAAACCTGGATTACCCAGGCAGAATACGCTAAAAAATTACGGTCTTCGTTACCCCCAGAAGCATTTTTGCCCGATCCCAGCAAAACCTGGATTTTATTAATCAATATTGCAATTCTTATTTTGGGTTGGGGGGTTGCTAACCACCTTGACCGATGGCACTGGTACTTACTTTGGCTCTACCTTCCGCTTTCCATCGTTATGGGAAATAGTGTAATTGTTCTGCTATTTAGTACCCATGATTTATTACACAGTCGCACCATTAAAAATCCCCAGTTGAGACAGATTCTTAGTTTATTGGGGCTAACGTTGCTGTGGACACCGCCTACTTTTTGGAAAGCCGTTCATAACCGGGAACATCACAATAAAACGAATTCCTTACAAGACCCCGATCGCAATTACTTATACGAGCAACCAAACAACTGGGGAAAATGGATTCAGGATACCTTTGTGCCCTCCGCCGAAGTTCATCCCCTTGGGCTAACAATTGGCATGGCTCATGCCTGGGGAGTTCATACGTTTCGCAATCTCTCCTCTGTCCTGTTGTTTAATCATG from Kovacikia minuta CCNUW1 carries:
- a CDS encoding carbohydrate ABC transporter permease, with product MDKWKPQDWNKRVHQLTPYLFLLPALIILGLTVFYPALQAFYLSFTRYEYDLTQPPLWIGLKNFRRLFVDPVFWQTFRNTLLYLVGVVPILVTLPLGLAILVNQKLRGIRWFRVAYYIPVVISMVVAGIAWKWLYAENGLLNQVLKLVGLTSSGIPWLTSPQWAIFSVMAVTIWKGLGYYMVIYLAGLQAIPADLYEAAAIDGSDGIQKHWDITVPLMKPYLLLVAVISAISATKVFEEVYIMTQGGPRNSSKTIVYYLYEQAFRELEMSYACTIGLVMFLIILTLSVLRLSLERVTARREAREMMNYEL
- a CDS encoding fatty acid desaturase family protein; this translates as MNVVERETWITQAEYAKKLRSSLPPEAFLPDPSKTWILLINIAILILGWGVANHLDRWHWYLLWLYLPLSIVMGNSVIVLLFSTHDLLHSRTIKNPQLRQILSLLGLTLLWTPPTFWKAVHNREHHNKTNSLQDPDRNYLYEQPNNWGKWIQDTFVPSAEVHPLGLTIGMAHAWGVHTFRNLSSVLLFNHGRTEYPPAAFTVSTKERKAIAIEFLIILGIHVGILFYLGFHPVKLLLSYFLPIWIGYSGILFYVYTNHMLCRMTSINDPLINSVSIQVPPIFDTLHLNFSYHTEHHIFPGINSDYYPVVQGLLKTHYPDRFNLLDAGEAWRLMLRTPRHYKDENTFTDWNGEKSITCPLSSGSRESGARN
- a CDS encoding RpoD/SigA family RNA polymerase sigma factor; translation: MAANKSMSTDLVRVYLQEIGRIPLLTPDQEVLYGQQVQKWMKLIELQQKLASQLDRSPTLAEWAQQVGMSELELQRAVSLGKTAKRKLLEANLRLVVSIAKKYTKRNVELLDLIQEGTLGMDRGIEKFDPTRGYRFSTYAYWWIRQAITRAVAEKGRAIRLPVYIVEKLNLLKKTQRQLSQQLGRTATVAELATALELTPEQVREYLEWARYPASLDAGVGDDQNTELGELLEDPGIPLEEQVLRSALQEDLHRVMAALTPRQQEVLSLHFGLTDGQGISLTKIGKQLNISRERVRQIEQEALKILRQNRAGIEGYGAMG
- a CDS encoding class I SAM-dependent methyltransferase — its product is MTSISIGKDVQRHIPVVGDINIKSPLAYKATRGVVQVVNSVQMAVGESYINGLELPDPVLRSLFDTCMPIFFKHFPSLLAPYEWVLQETDHVAEGSKDLMKIQYDLPQGMLNRMLGDWKLIYPKYSMGLWQKGAIDLEQSQMHMIDDMIEKLDIQDGDNILDFGCGWGCIPNYILSKFPNVRFTGLNLSHEQCEYMRKRMQDPESYLSSDRFTLVEGDLNDVFFEEKFDKILSVGVFCHVGNLTNAFRKLSTFLKPGGKFFLHIITVRTPNNISSAYTHKYIFPHGRYWNFDAVPSRNKDLKTIKRWYLNGINYSTTFAHWLKNFDDSYDYVKDLNYGGMEFAKFRRMWRFYLIWFVANFASCDGEINGNGQFLLVHA